The Lacipirellula parvula genome window below encodes:
- a CDS encoding UvrD-helicase domain-containing protein, with protein sequence MSKSTAPVSKLTDQQRAALDARDRSVSLSAGAGCGKTFVLTERFLSHVDPTQVERAELNEIVAITFTDAAAREMRERIRNRCFQRLQAAGTETESAAWQRLMRSMDSARISTIHSFCTQLLRAHAVEAGLDPQFEVLDAATAELVKLETVDDRLRALLLERNESVLDLAAKRGLDRVRTEVAGLAGPLAMPAIERWRHATVDDVVARWQQYLAEEAAPSAIPDLLASEEAHRLRLIANPTLAESDKLYRHLDDLNRALQLVSSTDDAEGDAAIATRTPSVLEANLMLDNLRDMAMVKGKCTVKDWRDAEDFEEYKKACEVFRKRVDKSLLKKKFDETAARETAAQGLSLLRLVGDVTETLERSKSRRNQLEFDDLLARAHRLLTSPTNAAIRKELAGSTQLLMVDEFQDTNPLQVEIIQAFCGDDWRERGLFAVGDFKQSIYRFNGAEPQVSLNLRNELPPPGRLSLTTNFRSQPAVTNFVNAVFHGAFEQYEPLVPKREQATPVPAVEFLWTPGENSLADEEGAAADHAAETLGKKPKKGRRAGAARDARAVEADWIARRLVQLLNSDEPVVVDMINNVATPRKLKPGDVAILLRTLSDAQVYEEALRAHNLSYYLAGGHAFYSQQEIYDVLNLFRAVASEVDEIALAGALRSPLFSLTDETLYWLVERHKSLNGALAAAERLPAELEAGEAVKVRRAAATINKLRLEKDRLLVADLFALAMERTGYDAVLLTEFLGPRKAANIEKLIEQARTLDRSSPGDLPGFITQLSEFVSRAPKEALAATQSEGGDVIRIMTIHYSKGLEFPLVVLPDLDRQRNAGTTTPVLDASLGPLVPLPSDEREGLIGMDLYRYAEGVEDLAERRRLLYVACTRAADYLLISSNIDDPENPKRDLLQLIDQQVSIVDGSLRQPLPPGYAAPQIRVTDELPEVAEAKGTQSRGSNLDKLVASVRQLATKSSGALPRGSEPIPADARARRRFSFSQLTGALAVAREADLAGADDGEGLAANSLGLEKGDREGKLLGTVAHAALERIDFRQSEEARAFCRSIAALMPDAVPEKTVERAADLVERFLQSPRAAELAAAKIVRREVEFLLPWPPAEEGGKSPADAETAQRYFHGYIDCLYQGADGRWRLLDFKTNRTSAGNLDAVANQYEAQLLVYTLAIEQALGEPLAEVALVMLDSEVERKFNWEQRARAAHVKQINQAIAGLLSPPARI encoded by the coding sequence ATGAGCAAGTCGACGGCCCCCGTTTCAAAACTCACCGACCAGCAGCGTGCGGCGCTCGACGCCCGCGACCGCTCCGTTTCGCTTTCCGCCGGCGCCGGCTGCGGCAAGACGTTCGTGCTGACGGAGCGTTTCCTCTCGCACGTCGATCCGACGCAAGTTGAGCGGGCGGAGCTGAATGAAATCGTTGCCATCACCTTCACCGACGCCGCAGCCCGCGAGATGCGCGAGCGGATTCGCAACCGTTGCTTCCAGCGGTTGCAGGCGGCGGGAACTGAAACCGAGTCAGCGGCGTGGCAACGCTTGATGCGGTCGATGGATAGCGCCCGCATTAGCACGATCCACTCGTTCTGCACGCAGCTGCTGCGGGCGCACGCGGTGGAAGCGGGGCTCGATCCGCAGTTCGAAGTTCTCGACGCCGCGACGGCGGAACTCGTGAAGCTCGAGACGGTCGACGATCGGCTGCGGGCTCTGCTGCTCGAACGGAACGAAAGCGTGCTCGATCTGGCGGCGAAGCGCGGCCTCGATCGCGTTCGCACCGAAGTAGCGGGACTGGCGGGGCCGCTTGCGATGCCGGCGATCGAACGCTGGCGCCACGCGACCGTCGACGACGTCGTAGCCCGTTGGCAACAGTACCTGGCCGAAGAGGCGGCGCCGTCGGCGATTCCCGACCTGCTCGCCAGCGAAGAAGCCCACCGGTTGCGGTTGATCGCGAACCCAACGCTCGCGGAGAGCGACAAGCTTTATCGGCATCTCGACGATCTCAATCGGGCGCTGCAGTTGGTTTCCTCGACGGACGACGCGGAGGGCGACGCCGCGATCGCGACGCGAACGCCATCTGTGCTCGAGGCGAATCTCATGCTCGACAACCTCCGCGACATGGCGATGGTGAAGGGGAAGTGCACCGTCAAAGATTGGCGCGACGCCGAGGATTTCGAAGAGTACAAAAAGGCGTGCGAGGTCTTCCGCAAACGAGTCGACAAAAGTCTGCTGAAAAAGAAGTTCGACGAAACGGCGGCCCGCGAGACAGCGGCGCAGGGGCTCTCGTTGCTGCGACTCGTTGGCGACGTGACCGAAACGCTCGAACGCTCGAAGTCGCGGCGCAACCAATTGGAGTTCGACGACCTGCTCGCCCGCGCCCACCGCTTGCTCACCTCGCCGACGAACGCGGCGATTCGCAAGGAACTCGCCGGCAGCACGCAGCTGCTAATGGTCGACGAGTTCCAGGACACCAACCCGCTGCAGGTTGAAATCATCCAGGCCTTCTGCGGCGACGATTGGCGCGAGCGGGGACTGTTCGCGGTCGGCGATTTCAAGCAGTCGATTTATCGCTTCAACGGCGCCGAGCCGCAGGTCTCGCTCAACCTCCGCAACGAATTGCCGCCGCCGGGGCGGCTGTCGCTCACCACGAACTTCCGCAGCCAGCCGGCCGTCACCAATTTCGTGAACGCGGTGTTCCACGGCGCGTTCGAGCAGTACGAACCGCTTGTCCCCAAGCGGGAGCAGGCGACGCCCGTGCCGGCGGTCGAGTTTCTGTGGACGCCGGGCGAGAACAGCCTCGCCGATGAGGAGGGCGCCGCGGCAGACCATGCGGCCGAGACGCTCGGCAAGAAACCGAAGAAAGGCCGCAGAGCCGGCGCCGCGCGCGACGCCCGTGCGGTCGAAGCGGATTGGATCGCTCGCCGGCTCGTACAACTCCTCAACTCCGACGAGCCGGTGGTCGTCGACATGATCAACAACGTCGCGACGCCGCGCAAACTAAAACCGGGCGACGTGGCGATCTTGCTCCGTACGCTTAGCGATGCCCAGGTGTACGAAGAGGCGCTGCGGGCCCACAACCTCAGCTACTACCTCGCCGGCGGCCATGCGTTTTACTCGCAACAAGAAATCTACGATGTGCTGAATCTGTTCCGCGCCGTGGCGAGCGAAGTCGACGAGATCGCACTCGCCGGCGCGTTGCGGAGTCCGCTTTTTTCGTTGACGGATGAAACACTCTACTGGCTCGTCGAGCGGCACAAGTCGCTCAACGGCGCCCTTGCCGCGGCCGAACGGCTGCCGGCGGAGCTTGAAGCTGGCGAGGCGGTGAAAGTCCGCCGGGCCGCGGCGACGATCAACAAACTGCGACTCGAGAAAGATCGGCTGCTCGTCGCCGACCTGTTCGCGTTGGCGATGGAGCGGACCGGCTACGACGCCGTGCTGCTCACCGAGTTTCTCGGCCCGCGCAAGGCGGCGAACATCGAGAAGCTGATCGAGCAGGCCCGCACGCTCGACCGCAGTTCGCCCGGCGACCTGCCTGGGTTCATCACGCAGCTGTCGGAGTTCGTCTCCCGCGCGCCGAAAGAAGCGCTCGCGGCGACGCAATCCGAGGGGGGCGACGTCATCCGCATCATGACGATTCACTACTCGAAGGGGCTTGAGTTTCCGCTAGTGGTGCTCCCGGATCTCGATCGCCAACGCAACGCCGGCACAACGACGCCGGTGCTCGACGCGTCGCTCGGCCCGCTCGTGCCGTTGCCGTCGGACGAGCGCGAGGGGCTCATCGGCATGGATCTCTACCGCTATGCCGAGGGAGTGGAAGACCTCGCCGAGCGACGGCGGCTGCTGTACGTCGCCTGCACGCGGGCGGCCGACTACTTGCTCATCAGCAGCAACATCGACGATCCCGAGAATCCCAAACGCGATCTGCTGCAGCTGATCGATCAGCAAGTGAGCATCGTCGACGGTTCGCTGCGGCAGCCGCTGCCGCCAGGGTACGCGGCGCCGCAGATTCGTGTGACGGACGAACTGCCCGAAGTGGCCGAGGCGAAGGGAACGCAGTCGCGCGGTTCGAATCTCGACAAGTTGGTGGCAAGCGTCCGCCAACTCGCGACGAAGAGTAGCGGCGCGTTGCCGCGAGGCAGTGAACCGATTCCTGCCGACGCGCGTGCGAGGAGAAGGTTTTCGTTCTCGCAACTAACCGGGGCGCTAGCGGTTGCCCGCGAGGCTGATCTCGCAGGAGCGGATGACGGAGAAGGGCTGGCTGCTAATTCGCTCGGCTTGGAAAAGGGAGATCGCGAAGGGAAGCTGCTCGGTACGGTCGCGCACGCGGCGCTCGAACGGATTGATTTCCGTCAGTCGGAAGAGGCCCGGGCTTTCTGCCGGTCGATTGCCGCGCTGATGCCCGATGCCGTGCCCGAAAAAACAGTGGAGCGGGCTGCCGATTTGGTCGAGCGGTTCCTGCAATCCCCGCGGGCGGCGGAGTTGGCGGCGGCGAAGATCGTCCGTCGCGAAGTCGAGTTCCTGCTGCCGTGGCCGCCAGCAGAGGAGGGGGGGAAGTCGCCCGCCGACGCAGAAACCGCCCAGCGTTACTTCCACGGCTACATCGACTGCCTCTACCAAGGCGCCGACGGCCGCTGGCGGCTGCTCGACTTCAAAACGAACCGCACGTCGGCGGGGAATTTGGATGCGGTCGCGAACCAATACGAGGCGCAACTGCTCGTCTATACCCTGGCGATCGAGCAAGCCCTCGGCGAGCCGCTGGCGGAAGTGGCGCTGGTGATGCTGGACTCGGAGGTCGAGCGGAAGTTCAATTGGGAGCAGCGGGCGCGAGCGGCGCATGTGAAGCAGATCAATCAAGCGATCGCCGGTTTACTTTCCCCGCCTGCACGCATTTAG
- a CDS encoding PD-(D/E)XK nuclease family protein — protein sequence MEMDARLVVAIGLSGEPQRAVLLRKYREMLRLGRLGERRRTLWIAPSQAVARAVREELALGGAGAILDPGVTTFAGFAAGVVRDGARPLRPISTLQRRRLVRQVIAQAQAEGALKYFAPVGGSSGLVNLVDETIARLRRRDKPAKDFARRQKRGTPRQRELAGLYAAYEQWLDDQRLVDAEGMFRAARDRMLAEPAVATGIELAVVDGFTEFTAPQLMMLQLLSQRASQVVVTLPGEAGEGERRDLFARTIATRQELVEELGAAPLFDNEQLATYLAATAPAAHSLPPSSFRLQHSSGWPALDHLRRNLFRSYRQLESPTDDALATLNRFHIIAASSVRAEIEEIARRVKLLLVAGAAPSEVMVAFRSTYDVADRVRQAFDDFGIPYYLDASRKLNATPLVRSLLNVLRLVPEDWAYRRLLHVVGDRSIGWWDGDKGESGKGKGEGADGSVRGGVEWLVRQAQLPTGREALLELVGQAPSAEQAAVAETVVPVKQSKRKPAASSKADDHLPLFDDDPFGDEPASSSASDDDPFGDDLPAKAAPPTSRLLQELALRGFDSAAAAERLHGFAAALSDLPGRATIGRWTELLEAFIRRLGLFDVDDGAERNPRREWAILLEGLQSAAHVDAWAGDEPTKLSLDELIDLIATTAIELPAPEPREATGCVQVLGAESLRFLRPRHLFLGGLSEQAFPAGRQSNAADEEATDGAAAAELSAAASDEMLLFFQTVTAPTETLTLSFPALDAKAQPLPPSPFLMELRRAFGGHDIKTTTQSLSYEHQHGDVPLSRSDVRRHAVLDAHDSARHDAKLLAALVRSPQHGGVGGSILEGINAVAGRGDRKVFGEFEGIFLSNDARARLAAYYGPDYIWSPSRLETYAACPFRFFGEHLLKLEALPELALENDLARRGSLLHETLARLYAVINELADKGSAPLPVEVAENFQVMLDRVVGERPRRGLDRALVEIERRQIAAWAEQFARQHGDYSVAWPQVDSPLKATYFEARFGPKNKRSESTDDATLSTDKPFELKIKEEQIRFTGQIDRIDVGRVGGVTVFNVIDYKTSAKQRVDEAKMRAGTQLQLPLYAMAVAELLLAEQEAVGLSAGYWSIRGKGFGAGSRSGGPLTLAEVEKGVLREAAHWPELKGALLQRIGEIVDGIRHGWFPVYNEDKDCGTFCPFSTGCRIAHVRSLEKRWIPPVEVDA from the coding sequence ATGGAAATGGATGCCAGACTGGTCGTCGCAATTGGGTTGAGTGGGGAGCCGCAACGGGCGGTCCTGCTGCGCAAGTACCGGGAAATGTTGCGGTTAGGGAGACTTGGCGAGCGGCGGCGGACGCTGTGGATCGCCCCCAGCCAGGCCGTGGCTCGGGCGGTTCGCGAGGAACTAGCCCTGGGCGGTGCGGGGGCGATTCTGGACCCCGGGGTGACCACCTTCGCCGGGTTTGCCGCCGGGGTGGTCCGCGACGGGGCTCGGCCGCTGCGGCCGATCTCGACCCTCCAGCGGCGTCGGTTGGTGCGACAGGTGATCGCCCAGGCTCAGGCTGAAGGGGCTCTCAAATACTTCGCCCCGGTCGGCGGCTCGTCGGGGCTGGTCAATCTGGTCGACGAGACGATCGCCCGGCTGCGGCGACGGGATAAGCCGGCGAAGGATTTTGCCCGCCGGCAGAAACGGGGGACGCCCCGGCAGCGGGAACTCGCCGGGCTGTACGCCGCCTACGAGCAGTGGCTCGACGACCAGCGGCTGGTCGACGCCGAGGGGATGTTCCGGGCGGCCCGGGACCGGATGCTGGCGGAGCCGGCGGTGGCGACGGGCATCGAACTCGCGGTCGTCGACGGGTTCACCGAGTTCACGGCGCCGCAGTTGATGATGCTGCAGTTGCTGTCGCAACGGGCGTCGCAGGTGGTGGTGACGCTACCAGGCGAGGCGGGGGAGGGGGAGCGGCGCGATTTGTTTGCGCGGACGATCGCCACGCGGCAGGAGCTTGTTGAGGAACTGGGCGCCGCTCCGCTTTTCGACAACGAACAGTTAGCAACATACCTCGCCGCTACGGCCCCCGCTGCTCACAGCCTTCCCCCTTCCTCCTTCCGCCTTCAGCATTCTTCTGGTTGGCCCGCACTCGATCACCTCCGCCGCAATCTATTCCGCAGCTACCGTCAACTAGAGTCGCCGACGGACGACGCGCTTGCCACGCTCAACCGGTTCCACATCATCGCGGCGAGCAGCGTACGGGCCGAGATCGAAGAAATCGCCCGCCGCGTGAAGTTGCTGCTCGTCGCGGGCGCGGCGCCGAGCGAGGTGATGGTGGCGTTCCGCTCGACGTACGACGTGGCCGATCGCGTGCGGCAGGCGTTCGACGATTTTGGCATTCCGTATTACCTCGATGCGTCGCGCAAGCTCAACGCGACGCCGCTCGTGCGGAGCTTGCTGAATGTGCTGCGACTCGTGCCGGAGGATTGGGCGTATCGGCGGCTGCTGCATGTGGTGGGGGATCGCTCGATCGGCTGGTGGGATGGTGACAAAGGAGAGAGTGGAAAGGGGAAAGGGGAGGGGGCTGACGGATCGGTGCGCGGGGGCGTCGAGTGGCTGGTACGGCAGGCGCAGTTGCCGACGGGGCGCGAGGCACTGCTGGAACTGGTGGGCCAGGCGCCATCAGCAGAGCAAGCTGCGGTCGCCGAAACTGTCGTGCCGGTGAAGCAGAGCAAACGCAAGCCAGCGGCGAGTTCCAAAGCCGATGACCACTTGCCGTTGTTCGATGACGATCCGTTTGGCGACGAACCTGCGAGCAGCAGCGCTTCAGACGACGATCCCTTTGGCGACGACCTACCCGCGAAAGCGGCGCCGCCAACTTCGCGGCTGCTGCAAGAACTCGCGCTGCGTGGATTCGACAGCGCCGCGGCGGCCGAGCGGTTGCACGGGTTCGCGGCCGCTCTTAGTGATCTGCCCGGGCGAGCGACGATCGGCCGCTGGACCGAACTGCTCGAGGCGTTTATTCGCCGGCTCGGGTTGTTCGACGTCGACGATGGGGCAGAACGTAACCCGCGGCGCGAGTGGGCGATCCTCCTCGAAGGTCTGCAATCGGCGGCGCACGTCGATGCGTGGGCCGGCGACGAGCCGACGAAGCTCAGCCTCGATGAGTTGATTGACCTCATCGCGACGACCGCCATCGAGTTACCGGCGCCTGAGCCGCGCGAAGCGACCGGTTGCGTGCAGGTGCTTGGCGCCGAGAGCTTACGCTTCCTGCGGCCGCGGCATCTCTTCCTCGGCGGGCTGAGTGAGCAAGCGTTTCCGGCAGGCCGCCAAAGCAACGCGGCCGACGAGGAAGCAACCGACGGCGCCGCGGCTGCTGAGCTATCGGCGGCCGCAAGCGACGAGATGCTGCTCTTCTTCCAGACGGTCACCGCGCCGACGGAGACGCTCACGCTCAGTTTCCCGGCGCTTGACGCGAAGGCACAACCGCTGCCGCCGAGCCCATTTCTCATGGAACTGCGGCGGGCGTTCGGCGGGCACGACATTAAGACAACAACACAATCGCTTAGCTACGAGCACCAACATGGCGACGTGCCGTTGTCGCGAAGCGACGTGCGGCGGCATGCGGTTCTCGACGCGCACGATTCCGCGCGGCACGACGCGAAGTTGCTCGCGGCACTCGTCCGTTCGCCGCAGCATGGCGGCGTGGGCGGTTCGATTCTCGAAGGCATCAACGCAGTTGCAGGCCGCGGTGATCGCAAGGTCTTCGGCGAGTTCGAAGGGATCTTCCTTTCGAACGACGCCCGCGCGCGGCTCGCGGCTTACTACGGCCCCGATTACATCTGGAGCCCTAGCCGACTTGAGACATATGCAGCTTGCCCGTTTCGCTTCTTTGGCGAGCATCTGTTGAAGCTCGAGGCGTTGCCGGAACTTGCGCTCGAGAACGACCTTGCCCGTCGGGGCAGTCTGCTGCATGAGACGCTCGCGCGGCTGTACGCGGTGATCAACGAACTCGCGGACAAGGGCTCCGCGCCGTTGCCCGTAGAGGTGGCGGAGAACTTTCAGGTGATGCTCGACCGCGTTGTCGGCGAACGGCCGCGGCGGGGGCTTGATCGGGCGCTCGTCGAAATCGAACGCCGTCAGATCGCCGCGTGGGCCGAGCAGTTCGCCCGTCAGCATGGCGACTACTCGGTCGCCTGGCCACAGGTTGATAGCCCGCTGAAGGCAACGTACTTCGAAGCCCGCTTCGGGCCGAAGAACAAACGTAGCGAATCAACCGACGATGCGACGCTGTCGACCGACAAGCCGTTTGAGCTGAAGATCAAGGAGGAGCAGATTCGCTTCACCGGGCAGATCGACCGTATCGACGTCGGCCGCGTCGGCGGCGTTACCGTTTTCAATGTGATCGACTACAAAACGTCGGCGAAGCAGCGCGTCGACGAGGCGAAGATGCGAGCCGGCACGCAGTTGCAGTTGCCGCTCTACGCGATGGCGGTGGCCGAGTTGCTGCTGGCCGAGCAGGAAGCGGTGGGACTGTCGGCGGGGTACTGGAGCATTCGCGGCAAGGGATTCGGAGCTGGCTCGCGTTCAGGCGGGCCGCTGACGCTCGCCGAGGTGGAAAAGGGCGTGTTGCGTGAAGCGGCGCATTGGCCGGAACTGAAGGGGGCGCTCTTGCAACGCATCGGCGAGATTGTCGACGGCATCCGCCATGGGTGGTTCCCCGTGTACAACGAAGACAAAGACTGCGGCACGTTTTGTCCGTTCAGCACCGGCTGCCGGATCGCGCACGTGCGGAGCCTCGAGAAACGGTGGATTCCACCGGTGGAGGTCGACGCATGA
- a CDS encoding CCA tRNA nucleotidyltransferase, whose amino-acid sequence MDAPVSQREFALDVVRRLRDAGHDALWAGGCVRDQLLGIPPKDYDVATSARPEQVRELFGHRRTLAIGASFGVISVLARKPLDPIEVATFRTDGMYLDGRRPESVAFSDARHDAHRRDFTVNGLFFDPIAEEVVDYVGGVADLEARVLRAIGDPQQRFVEDKLRLLRAVRFAATYSLALEPATLAAVQSMASQVSQVSGERIGAELRRIVTHASRALGARLLAQAELLPPILPELAPHAAANDALWQAALLRLETLPKATVASGLAALFYGMIDVAPMRDVGRRLKLSNKELERAAWLLAQLPVVMEAASLPWPRLQRLLVHEGAPELMELLAASLPADDASLVRCGAELARSPESLNPPPLVTGDDLLRNGIRGGRHFSPLLEYLRDRQLDGELASVEESLAAARKWLAEQPTGDQR is encoded by the coding sequence GTGGACGCCCCAGTCAGTCAACGTGAATTTGCCCTCGACGTCGTTCGCCGCCTCCGCGATGCGGGACACGATGCGCTCTGGGCCGGCGGATGCGTTCGCGATCAGTTGCTCGGCATCCCACCGAAAGACTACGACGTGGCAACGAGTGCTCGCCCCGAGCAAGTCCGCGAGTTGTTCGGACATCGGCGGACCCTCGCGATCGGGGCGTCGTTCGGCGTCATCTCGGTGCTCGCCCGCAAGCCGCTCGATCCGATCGAGGTGGCGACCTTTCGCACCGATGGCATGTATCTCGACGGCCGGCGGCCCGAGTCAGTGGCGTTTAGCGACGCGCGGCACGACGCCCATCGCCGCGATTTTACGGTGAACGGGCTTTTCTTCGACCCCATCGCGGAAGAGGTCGTCGACTACGTTGGCGGCGTCGCTGATTTGGAGGCCCGCGTGTTGCGGGCGATCGGCGATCCGCAGCAGCGTTTTGTCGAAGACAAGCTTCGTTTGTTGCGAGCGGTTCGCTTTGCGGCAACGTACAGCCTCGCGCTCGAACCGGCGACGCTCGCCGCCGTGCAGTCGATGGCCTCGCAAGTTTCGCAAGTGAGCGGCGAGCGGATCGGCGCCGAGTTGCGGCGGATCGTGACGCACGCGTCGCGGGCACTCGGCGCCAGACTGCTCGCGCAAGCTGAACTATTGCCGCCGATCCTGCCCGAACTGGCGCCGCATGCCGCCGCCAACGATGCGCTCTGGCAGGCGGCGCTCTTACGACTCGAAACGCTGCCGAAGGCGACCGTCGCCTCGGGGTTGGCGGCGCTCTTCTACGGCATGATCGACGTGGCGCCCATGCGGGACGTTGGCCGACGACTAAAACTCTCGAACAAAGAGCTAGAGCGGGCGGCATGGTTGCTCGCGCAGTTGCCCGTCGTCATGGAGGCGGCGTCGCTCCCCTGGCCGCGGCTGCAGCGGCTGCTCGTGCACGAGGGAGCGCCTGAGCTGATGGAGCTTCTCGCGGCGAGCCTGCCGGCCGACGATGCGAGCCTGGTGCGCTGCGGTGCGGAACTCGCCCGCTCGCCGGAATCGCTCAATCCGCCGCCGCTCGTCACGGGCGACGACTTGCTGCGCAACGGCATTCGCGGCGGGCGGCACTTCTCGCCGCTGCTGGAATACTTGCGAGATCGGCAACTCGACGGCGAGCTCGCTTCGGTCGAGGAGTCGCTCGCGGCCGCCCGGAAATGGCTCGCTGAGCAGCCTACCGGCGACCAGCGGTAG
- a CDS encoding MSCRAMM family protein, whose amino-acid sequence MPPSTPACRRVCRVERMESRLLMAVDLAPPLLEQPADSGMIPDGDLFIPGSIAGRVVAVSAANDQPTAGDAGISGVRIELLADDGRVVAETLTDAEGRYDFPALEPGVYAIRETQPVGYDDGPEWLGIGGGWNEANDLISQIVVMPGADLTGYDFAERFAQVDEAEEPTPNEPAPNPTPMPIPEPESPLQASPWAGFVLPLTIEESQPVATTVEQQVVESPAAAADDASPLSRRRADKQYAGGGEVQNSLKLDLDAAITEGYELLAMLFDAFATNDQPDAAFAPVGHEEAEPAETAERDAAREQAFELHAAPPVAEVATPPATQPGSTPAERTETWRQVASKPAA is encoded by the coding sequence ATGCCACCCTCCACGCCAGCGTGTCGCCGCGTCTGCCGCGTGGAGCGTATGGAATCGCGGCTGTTGATGGCCGTCGATTTGGCGCCGCCGCTGTTGGAGCAACCTGCAGACTCCGGGATGATTCCGGATGGCGACCTCTTTATTCCCGGCAGCATCGCCGGGCGCGTAGTCGCCGTCTCCGCCGCGAACGACCAACCGACCGCCGGCGACGCCGGCATCAGCGGCGTGCGGATCGAACTCCTCGCCGACGACGGCCGCGTCGTCGCCGAGACGCTCACCGACGCCGAGGGACGCTACGACTTCCCCGCGCTCGAACCAGGCGTCTACGCGATCCGCGAAACGCAGCCCGTCGGTTATGACGACGGCCCCGAGTGGCTTGGCATCGGCGGCGGCTGGAACGAAGCGAACGATCTCATCAGCCAGATCGTCGTGATGCCGGGGGCTGATCTCACCGGCTACGATTTTGCCGAGCGTTTCGCGCAGGTCGACGAGGCGGAGGAACCGACGCCCAACGAGCCGGCGCCGAATCCAACGCCCATGCCGATTCCCGAACCGGAGTCGCCGCTGCAGGCGTCGCCCTGGGCCGGTTTCGTCCTGCCGCTGACGATCGAGGAATCGCAGCCCGTCGCCACGACCGTTGAGCAACAGGTCGTCGAGTCGCCCGCGGCTGCCGCCGATGATGCAAGCCCGCTGTCGCGGCGCCGCGCCGACAAGCAATACGCCGGCGGCGGCGAAGTGCAGAACTCGCTGAAGCTTGATCTCGACGCCGCGATCACCGAAGGGTACGAGCTACTCGCAATGCTGTTCGACGCCTTCGCAACGAACGATCAACCGGACGCCGCATTTGCGCCGGTCGGTCACGAAGAAGCAGAGCCAGCGGAAACGGCTGAACGAGACGCTGCCCGCGAACAGGCGTTTGAGCTGCATGCCGCTCCGCCCGTCGCTGAAGTCGCGACGCCGCCGGCCACGCAACCTGGAAGCACTCCCGCCGAACGCACCGAGACGTGGCGGCAAGTCGCCAGCAAGCCAGCGGCTTAA
- a CDS encoding DUF2585 family protein — protein sequence MMHATIRRHWGALAVAGITAAMVFVVRLEGRVWFCECNRLLFWIADANSSHTSQHLLDPYSFTHFQHGLIFYWALAWLVPRWSWQGRLVTATAIEALWEIVENSEFVINRYREATAALGYTGDSVVNSLGDLLACVIGFAVAGRIGWRWTLALFVGIEAGLLLWIRDSLLLNVLMLFWPVEAIKNWQLGE from the coding sequence ATGATGCACGCCACGATCCGCCGCCATTGGGGAGCGCTCGCCGTCGCGGGCATTACGGCGGCGATGGTGTTCGTCGTCCGCCTCGAAGGCCGCGTCTGGTTCTGCGAATGCAATCGCCTGTTGTTCTGGATCGCCGACGCGAACAGCAGCCATACGTCGCAGCATCTGCTCGATCCGTACAGCTTCACCCACTTTCAGCACGGGCTGATCTTCTACTGGGCGCTCGCCTGGCTCGTCCCGCGCTGGTCGTGGCAGGGGCGGCTCGTCACGGCCACGGCGATCGAAGCGCTCTGGGAAATCGTCGAAAACTCCGAATTCGTCATCAACCGCTATCGCGAAGCGACGGCGGCGCTCGGCTACACAGGCGACTCGGTGGTTAACTCGCTCGGCGATTTGCTCGCCTGCGTCATCGGCTTCGCCGTGGCCGGCCGCATCGGCTGGCGGTGGACGCTCGCCCTGTTCGTCGGCATCGAAGCGGGGCTGCTCCTCTGGATCCGCGACAGCCTGCTGCTCAACGTGCTGATGCTCTTCTGGCCGGTAGAGGCGATTAAGAACTGGCAGCTAGGCGAGTAA